From the genome of Chlorocebus sabaeus isolate Y175 chromosome 2, mChlSab1.0.hap1, whole genome shotgun sequence, one region includes:
- the UBE2C gene encoding ubiquitin-conjugating enzyme E2 C isoform X1 — MRVQENTPGARGLAFPWAWVPKAETSGTPTSSRGLQQELMTLMMSGDKGISAFPESDNLFKWVGTIHGAAGTVYEDLRYKLSLEFPSGYPYNAPTVKFLTPCYHPNVDTQGNICLDILKDKWSALYDVRTILLSIQSLLGEPNIDSPLNTHAAELWKNPTAFKKYLQETYSKQVTSQEP, encoded by the exons ATGCGGGTGCAGGAGAACACACCAGGAGCTCGGGGCCTGGCATTCCCCTGGGCATGGGTGCCGAAGGCGGAGACTTCCGGGACTCCCACCTCCTCGCGCGG GCTACAGCAGGAGCTGATGACCCTCATG ATGTCTGGCGATAAAGGAATTTCTGCCTTCCCTGAATCAGACAACCTTTTCAAATGGGTAGGGACCATCCATGGAGCAGCTGGAACA GTATATGAAGACCTGAGGTATAAGCTCTCACTAGAGTTCCCCAGTGGCTACCCTTACAATGCGCCCACGGTGAAATTCCTCACACCCTGCTACCACCCCAACGTGGACACCCAGGGTAACATATGCCTGGACATCCTGAAGGACAAGTGGTCTGCCCTATATGACGTCAGGACCATTCTGCTCTCCATCCAGAGCCTTCTAGGAG AACCCAACATTGATAGTCCCTTGAACACGCATGCTGCCGAGCTCTGGAAAAACCCCACAG CTTTTAAGAAGTACCTGCAAGAAACCTACTCAAAGCAGGTCACCAGCCAGGAGCCCTGA
- the UBE2C gene encoding ubiquitin-conjugating enzyme E2 C isoform X2: MASQNRDPAATSVTAARKGAEPSGGAARGPVGKRLQQELMTLMMSGDKGISAFPESDNLFKWVGTIHGAAGTVYEDLRYKLSLEFPSGYPYNAPTVKFLTPCYHPNVDTQGNICLDILKDKWSALYDVRTILLSIQSLLGEPNIDSPLNTHAAELWKNPTAFKKYLQETYSKQVTSQEP, from the exons ATGGCTTCCCAAAACCGCGACCCGGCAGCCACTAGCGTCACCGCCGCCCGTAAAGGAGCCGAGCCGAGCGGGGGCGCCGCCCGGGGTCCCGTGGGCAAAAG GCTACAGCAGGAGCTGATGACCCTCATG ATGTCTGGCGATAAAGGAATTTCTGCCTTCCCTGAATCAGACAACCTTTTCAAATGGGTAGGGACCATCCATGGAGCAGCTGGAACA GTATATGAAGACCTGAGGTATAAGCTCTCACTAGAGTTCCCCAGTGGCTACCCTTACAATGCGCCCACGGTGAAATTCCTCACACCCTGCTACCACCCCAACGTGGACACCCAGGGTAACATATGCCTGGACATCCTGAAGGACAAGTGGTCTGCCCTATATGACGTCAGGACCATTCTGCTCTCCATCCAGAGCCTTCTAGGAG AACCCAACATTGATAGTCCCTTGAACACGCATGCTGCCGAGCTCTGGAAAAACCCCACAG CTTTTAAGAAGTACCTGCAAGAAACCTACTCAAAGCAGGTCACCAGCCAGGAGCCCTGA